AGCATAATGGGTTGAATGCCTACCCAATGGGGTTTTACGAATCTTAGGGGGAGATGCCTGATTTCCTAGAGCCTAAAATACCATATAAAATCCTTCTAAGCCCGTCAAAATCCTTAACTTTTTAAAATACTTTAAAATCAATTCCTAATTTAATACACATGAAGTTTTATGGACTACTTTAAAATCCACATTAAATACACCAGATTCCTATGAAgtttatgaaataattttttttattaaataccCATGAACTTCCataaattcatttaaaattttgattgaatacccttaaatttgtaaacttttttaaaatcttttaaactTGCAATTGAATACAACCACTTAatataatttgcaattcaaaatacccaaaacataTTCCACCAATAACATCATAAATCTCTATAAATTGATACATGACCAAGAGAATATTGATACTAAAAGTCATTGATAACGAAGTGCTTAGCCCAAATGGTACACCATGGCATCTTACTGGCATTTATGGATGTCCGGTTACGGCGGAGAGATACAAGACCTAGGCATTGATGTCGAGCTTAAGTGGAAACAGTTCTCTTCCTTGGCTATGTGTGGGGGAATTTAACGAAGTGTTGTAGCTCATATGAGCATCTAGGAGGGAACCTTCGAGCGGAAAGGTAGACAAATTTGTTTCGAGAGGCAGTGAACTCTTGCAACCTGGTGGACCTTGGGGTTTGTAggatatgagtatatatagggtCAAAATAGTGAGGATGGTGTGAAATGTCGTTTGGATAGAGGTTTTGCTACTCGGGATTGGCGGGACCTTTTTTGCTCGCACATGAGTGGTGCACTTGAATCCCTTTAATAGGACCATCTTCCTTTGTTATTAGAAATTTGAGCTTCACTTAAAACGGTTCGTAAAAATACCATGCATTTCCGTTTTGAGGAGATGTGGTTGAAAAATGAGGGGTATGAAGAGGTGGTGAAGGAAGGATGGAGTTGGGCCGTTCGAGGTGTTAAGTTTTTCCAAGTTTTCTCTAAAATCAAGGCGACTATAGTTATGTTGCTTGACTGGCAGTGTAATTCTTTGGGCAATACATAAAAGGAGAAAAGGATTGCTAGAGACAAACTGTGAGTTCTTTTTAAACAGCCCTACGCGGAGGATGTTTTAGTATAAAGgaaatttttaatagaaaggtCAAATACGCTGTTTTCAAGTGAAGAAATCTACTGGAGGCAGCGATCACGTACGACATGGTTGCAGGAAGAGGATTGCAATACGAAGTGGTTCCATAAGAAAGCTTCCAATAGGCGGAGGAAGAATTTTATAAAGGGCCTAAGGGACGAGGTAGAGATGTGGCACGAGTCTCTGCAAGGTACAGAAACTATGGTGCTTAGTTATTTCTCTAATATATTTGCATCACAGGGTATACTGCCAAATGCACTTCAAACCGTGTTAAATGCAATTGTCCCTTGTGTGACGAGTGCAATGAATGAGGATCTACTTGCACCAGTTATTGTGGAGGAAGTAAGGCTTGTTGTCTTTCAAATACACCCCTTAAAGTCCCCGAGGCCGGATTGATTGTCCCCATTATTCTACCAAAAATTCTGGCAGATTGTTGGTGGGGATGTTGTTGAAGTTGTGTGTTTGTTCTTCGAGTCAAAGGATGAGTGTTTTACACATGTTGTTTTGATTCCAAAAGTGAAAGAACTCCAGGATATGACTCAGTTATGTCCGATCAGTTTGTGTAATGTTTTATACAAAATATGTGCCAAGGTGATAGCGAATCATTTGAAGCCTTTGATTGCCTATCTGATTTTGCCTTTTCAGAGTGCTTTTGTTCCTGGTAGGTTAATTTTTGACAACTCACTACTAGCAACCAATGTGTGGCACTTCTTACATAATAAGAGGAGTGGCAGGGATGGTTACTTAGCTCCAAAGTTGGATCTCAATAAGACGTATGATTGAGTGAAGTGGGGTTTTTTTGGAGGCCGTTCTGCTACGGTTGGGGTTTGCAAATGCATGGGTCCGACTCATTATGACATGTGTGTCAACAGTCACGTATTCTTTTTTGGTGAATGGCGAGGTGAAATGTTATCTTATGCCTCCATGGGGGTTGAGACAAGGCAACCCCTTCTTGCcatatctttttcttctttgtgtGGAAGGCTTATCATCGTTAATTAGGAGGAAAGAAAGGGAGGAAGTACTGCATGAGATTCATTTCATTATTACGCACCATATCTACATCATTTGTTGTTCGCAGATGACAGTTTCTTTTTTTATTGCGAGCATCGGTCAAGGATTGCAGGGTGATCTAACATGTTTTAGACATATACTCTTAAGCGTCGGGACAAGAGATCAATTTTCTTAAGAGTTATGTTGCTTTTAATGCCAATGTGGCGTTGGCTTTACAAGACCAACTTGCCTTGTTTATGGGGGTGCAACGAGTCAAGCGACATGATCGACACTTGGGTTTCCCTACTTTTATGGGGAGGGACAAGAAACAAATGTTCACGTTTATCATAGAAAAAGTTACCAAAGGCTTAATGAGTGGAAAGGTAAGCTTCTTAGCAGTGGGGGCAAATAGTTGCTAGTGAAGGTTGCTAACTAAGCCTTACTAGCGTATGCCAATCATGTTCTTACTTCCGAAATCATTTTGCGAGGAACTTCAACAATTAATGGCACGTTTTTTGTGGAGTAGTGACATCGAAGCTCGTAAGATACATTGGATGTCTTAGGATAAAATGTGTAAGCCAAAGGAAGATGAGGGACTGGATTTTCGTGATCTTTACGCGTTTAATCTCGCATTTTTGACGAAACAGGGTTGGCGCATTGTGCAGCAACCAACGTCACCTGTTGCTCATGTTTTGAAAGCAAAATACTTCCCTGATAGTTCTTTTTAGAATGCTGCTGCCCATTCTTCGACATTGTACTCCTAGAAAAGTATCTTGAAGGCATATTTCATGCTTAAGGGTGGTACGCGTTGGACTATTGGTCGATGGTGAGTCCATTCAAGTGTGCAAGGATTGTTGGATTCCTAAGCCTAATTCTTTCAAGATTCTTACTATGCCCCCTCCATCTACTGAGTTGATTATGCAAGAGACTAGAAGCTTACAGATTGAGATGTTGCAACAACTTTTTACTGTAAAGGAAGTTCGATTAATATGCTCATTTCCGCTAAGTTTTCGTAGGCAGCCTAATCGGTTGATGTGGTACTTTAACAAAAAGGAAGTGTTTTCAGTGAAAAAGTGCCTATAAGGTGGCACGAACCTGCTGTGCACCAGGCCTCTTCGTTGTCGAGTGAGGGGGGTGCGTATCGAGGTTTGTGGCAAGCTATTTGGAAGGTTTGTGTTCTGCAAAAGTTAAGGTAGGTGGATGGAGAATGTGTATTGACATCCTCCATACTAGAgctaatttgattaaaaaaatgagtGTGAATGGAGACCTCATGTCTGTGATGTGATGATGCTCTCGAGACGAAAAGCGATGTTATGAAGGAGTGCAATTTTGCTCGAGTGGTATGGGCTGCTACTCCTTTGGGCGTTAGAGGTGGATTTACGTACCACGAATCAATGAAGGAGTGGCTAATCTACGTTTTGGAGTTTAAACAGGTGGAGTTTGATGCTATGCTGATGTTCTTGTGGGTGTTGTGGACGAATCGCAACACTTTGGTGTGAAAAGGATCATTCAATGCTGGTACAACGTACTCTTGCGTGGAGGCATGAGTTTCGTCTAGCTAATACTCAACCCCTTCATTTTAAATTGCCTAAGTAGCAACGATGGTTGGCTCTTAGCGATGGTTGGTTTAAACTAAATGTTGGCGCCGCTGCAAAGGGTGAAAGTGGGTGTAGGAAGTGCCATGGGGGTGATATGATCTTTGGCCCTTCGTGTAATGGAATGGCACATAGTCTCTCTAAGATGAGTTTAAGTAGCGACTCTATAGTAGTTTTGTATGAGGAACCCCCAGATAGTATTGGGGTGTACTCAACCAAGATATGTTATCTACTTGAGATGATGAAATAAAGCTATCGTATTCCATTAAAATAAAAGTCATTGATAACAAACACccccctaaaccctagcccattttaCCAAAATTTGAAAGAAGAGTCTCAAATTAACAGCATGGGCCCCCAAATAATTTGCAACCCAACTGAAAGCCCAACTAAAATAAAGCCCAATCCATAGGAATTCAGAATTCTTGTACAACACAAATACAACCTTTTATTCTCGGTTTCTCCCTACTTCTCAGATTCAGTACGCCACGCACCGACACCAACCACTGCACCAATCCCACGTAAAGAATCGCAATGGCTGCCGCCGGAGTCGAGATCAAGCACCCGGACGCCGCGCCGGAGGAGACGTGCTCCGCCAAGGCCTCCAAGCAAGGCGAGGGACTGAGGCAGTACTACCTCCAACACATCCACGAGCTTCAGCTCCAGGTCCGCCAGAAGACTCACAACCTCAATCGCCTCGAAGCTCAGCGCAACGAGCTCAATTCCCGAGGTTCGATTTTCCCCTAattccaaaaccctaatttctgattcttcaaaatttttagttttgtttggtCTGTTGTGGATGTTAGGTCGTGCCTTGCGGTTTGTGTTTGGGGAAATTGAGGTcaagatttgatttttttttggtttggtttactGATAACTAGGAATTTAAATGTTGAAGAGGACGATGATTGATACTTTCGGTAGGAAATTCGAGATAATACTAGGAAAGTTTTGGTCTTTTATAAACTAGGTTGTTGAATTCTTCTGTCTGGAAATATCTTATATTGAAAACTGGAACGTGGTACGCGGTTTCATGAATATAGGAAATGTGCTTGCTCACTCTCTCGAGTGTTTCGTCGAGGGGTGAAAACGCGTATGCTCgaattaattttctttgttgTCTTAGTGTAATTATAACTGAGATGTATACCGGTAAACTGGAGTAGAAAGATACTTGACTATAATAACAGAGGGGATAATGTGAAATCATCTGATTTCGGCATTGGAAAGTGGGTTGTAGGCAAGGtctatttcaaatttttctaACAACAGTGTCTGTCTGTTATGTACTTGAGCAAGTACGCAGTTTGTATTATCTAATACCGATCACAATGCCAATTAATCGGTGTTTTTGCTTACTTGGATTTCTTgttgccttttttttcttcctaatttatttttcttcatccTTTAAACATATGGTCGCAAGTCAAGTTGGAGTTTTCGGTTGATCAATTAGACTTATTTAAATTTGCAACTTGAACAGTGAGAATGCTCAGGGAAGAACTGCAGCTGCTTCAGGAGCCCGGATCGTATGTTGGTGAAGTTGTTAAAGTAATGGGAAAGAACAAGGTTTTGGTTAAGGTAAGTAGGAAATCTTTAAGATCAAGTTGAAAATTATGCGACTTGACTTAATTACAAGACTATTCAATGTATTCATTAATTATGCTAACTAAATTGTTTGATACCTTTTTTAcgtactttgtttctttttgttttccagGTTCATCCAGAAGGGAAATATGTCGTTGATATTGATAAAAACATTGATATCACAAAGATCACACCATCAACAAGAGTTGCTCTCCGTAATGACAGCTACGTGCTACACTTGGTCTTGCCAAGCAAAGTTGATCCTTTGGTCAACCTTATGAAAGTTGAAAAAGTTCCCGATTCTACTTATGATATGATTGGTGGTCTGGATCAgcaaatcaaagaaataaaggaGGTTTGCTTTTGCACATtcctaccttttttttttccctgcgTTTGCATGTTttgcttgttttatttgataataCATATACACTTTCTTCTACATGTGTTGTAAATGATGTTTAAAAATCTTTCCATCTCCAGGTCATTGAGCTTCCAATTAAGCATCCTGAACTGTTCGAGAGTCTTGGTATAGCTCAGCCAAAGGTAATACTATTTTGCCAAGTTATCACATTTCATTATTTGCTTACTAGATAGGCGCTAACTGTTacaacttacatttcttcctTGAAACTAACACTTCAATACAACAGGGTGTGCTGCTTTATGGACCACCTGGCACTGGGAAAACACTTTTGGCTAGGGCTGTGGCCCATCACACCGACTGTACATTCATCAGGGTTTCTGGTTCGgagttggtccagaagtacatTGGGGAAGGATCTAGAATGGTCAGAGAACTTTTTGTCATGGCCAGGTTGGTTGTGATCTTTCTCATCAAGATTGGTCATAGATTTCTGTTTCTATTACTTTTGTTGccttgatttaaaattttgttgcTTTATGCCATGGACGGCTATCCTAAGCTAGAGCAGGCTAAATATTCATAATTGTAATGTTGGCTGTTGGCATCAGTATTAGTAGTATGGAGTCATCTGGGGCATATATGTTTCTCCGGTCTATGGCACTTTGAAGAACGAAAGGAACAGTATCTTATTGGGTTCTCCCTGAACTTTCAAGTATATCGCTGCAATGAACCAGGTTTTGGATGAATCTGTAATCATTCAATGATCTTGTCAAGCCTGCCGGTCCAAATGGATTGAAAATGATTATGGGATGCTCTCACTTACAGTTGCTAATCTGATTTGCACTCATTTGTTTGCTTAACTTAtgttaatttggtttttatttcaGGGAACATGCGCCATCTATCATTTTTATGGATGAAATCGACAGTATCGGATCTGCTCGTATGGAATCTGGTAGTGGCAATGGGGACAGTGAAGTGCAGCGGACCATGCTTGAGCTTCTCAACCAGCTTGATG
This is a stretch of genomic DNA from Malus domestica chromosome 02, GDT2T_hap1. It encodes these proteins:
- the LOC103406855 gene encoding 26S proteasome regulatory subunit 8 homolog A, which encodes MAAAGVEIKHPDAAPEETCSAKASKQGEGLRQYYLQHIHELQLQVRQKTHNLNRLEAQRNELNSRVRMLREELQLLQEPGSYVGEVVKVMGKNKVLVKVHPEGKYVVDIDKNIDITKITPSTRVALRNDSYVLHLVLPSKVDPLVNLMKVEKVPDSTYDMIGGLDQQIKEIKEVIELPIKHPELFESLGIAQPKGVLLYGPPGTGKTLLARAVAHHTDCTFIRVSGSELVQKYIGEGSRMVRELFVMAREHAPSIIFMDEIDSIGSARMESGSGNGDSEVQRTMLELLNQLDGFEASNKIKVLMATNRIDILDQALLRPGRIDRKIEFPNPSEESRWDILKIHSRRMNLMRGIDLKKIAEKMNGASGAELKAVCTEAGMFALRERRVHVTQEDFEMAVAKVMKKENEKNMSLRKLWK